From the genome of Polyangiaceae bacterium, one region includes:
- a CDS encoding MoxR family ATPase: MHHRSSCLRGELPLTQAVAIEEISAAKDRLDSLRREISHVYIGPSRTLDLMLTALLAQGHVLLEGVPGVAKTTLVKAYASALGASVRRIQFTPDLLPADITGTYVLSPKDGTFSLRPGPIFANVVLADEINRAPAKTQSALLEAMQERQVTIEGDRFELPAPFMVLATQNPIDLEGTYPLPEAQIDRFLVRVSIGYPTAKDEVAMLRTHNADPPKARAILTVEQLLSLQSIARRVHVDDDLYEYAVGLTSFTRSHAKVLLGASPRATLGLIQAAKSAAVIAGRPFVTPDDVRGVASSVIGHRLVLVPEAEGDTRARDAVVEDAISRVTYRRAVRAV; this comes from the coding sequence ATCCACCACCGTTCGTCCTGCCTCAGAGGAGAGCTCCCCTTGACCCAGGCCGTTGCCATCGAGGAGATCAGTGCCGCCAAAGACCGACTCGACTCGCTCAGACGCGAAATCAGTCACGTCTACATCGGCCCTAGTCGCACATTGGACCTCATGCTCACCGCCCTGCTCGCGCAGGGCCACGTCTTGCTCGAGGGGGTGCCCGGAGTCGCCAAAACGACCCTCGTGAAAGCCTATGCATCCGCACTAGGTGCATCGGTCCGGCGCATCCAATTCACGCCCGACCTCCTGCCTGCAGATATTACGGGTACGTACGTTCTGTCGCCGAAAGACGGAACCTTTTCGCTCAGGCCAGGACCGATCTTCGCCAACGTGGTGCTCGCCGACGAGATCAATCGTGCACCCGCAAAGACGCAGTCCGCGCTGCTCGAAGCGATGCAAGAGCGGCAAGTGACCATCGAAGGTGACCGATTCGAGTTGCCCGCGCCGTTCATGGTGCTCGCAACGCAAAACCCCATCGATCTCGAGGGAACCTATCCGCTCCCGGAAGCGCAGATCGATCGGTTCCTCGTCCGTGTGAGCATCGGCTATCCAACGGCCAAAGACGAAGTCGCGATGCTTCGAACGCACAATGCCGATCCGCCGAAAGCTCGAGCGATCCTGACGGTCGAGCAATTGCTTTCACTTCAAAGCATCGCGCGACGCGTTCACGTCGACGACGACCTGTACGAATACGCCGTGGGGCTCACGTCGTTCACACGCTCGCATGCCAAGGTTCTTCTCGGTGCGTCACCTCGCGCAACGCTCGGGCTCATTCAAGCCGCCAAGAGCGCAGCCGTCATCGCTGGACGGCCGTTCGTCACCCCAGACGACGTGCGCGGCGTTGCGTCATCCGTCATCGGTCATCGTCTCGTGCTCGTCCCGGAAGCCGAAGGCGACACGCGCGCTCGGGATGCCGTCGTCGAAGACGCGATCTCTCGAGTTACCTACCGGCGCGCGGTGCGAGCAGTCTAG
- the rsmA gene encoding ribosomal RNA small subunit methyltransferase A, with protein sequence MSIAERLRERGLSPKKRFGQNFLVDVHAQRTIAEAATTPPGGTVLEIGAGMGALTRPLLERAARVVAIERDRDLVPLLSADFAEPIAEGRMQLVEGDALSLDWAALLADGPRPHIIAGNLPYLLTGPLLERATTLADHIDRVVFMVQAEVADRLVARPSTKEYGALTVFVQAAFDVRRVLTVRAGAFYPRPDVDSAVVALEPVRPRRAQETEAFRAAVRAAFGTRRKTLRNAWKSLYGWSKDELEARAKEAGISLEARGETLSVGDFARIAELVTR encoded by the coding sequence ATGTCGATTGCTGAACGTCTGCGCGAGAGAGGGCTCAGTCCCAAAAAACGCTTTGGCCAGAATTTTCTCGTCGACGTCCATGCGCAGCGAACCATCGCCGAAGCCGCGACGACTCCGCCCGGAGGCACCGTCCTCGAAATCGGTGCGGGCATGGGCGCACTCACAAGACCCCTGCTCGAACGTGCAGCTCGCGTCGTCGCCATCGAGCGAGATCGCGATCTCGTTCCCTTGCTCTCCGCCGACTTTGCCGAGCCCATCGCGGAAGGTCGCATGCAGCTCGTCGAGGGCGACGCACTCTCGCTCGATTGGGCCGCTCTTTTGGCCGATGGCCCACGTCCACACATCATCGCGGGCAACCTGCCCTATTTGCTCACCGGCCCACTGCTCGAGCGAGCAACCACGCTTGCCGATCACATCGATCGCGTCGTCTTCATGGTGCAAGCGGAAGTCGCCGATCGTCTCGTCGCGCGCCCATCGACCAAGGAATACGGGGCGCTCACGGTGTTTGTCCAAGCAGCCTTCGATGTTCGCCGAGTTCTCACCGTGCGAGCTGGAGCATTCTATCCGCGTCCCGATGTCGATTCGGCCGTCGTCGCGCTCGAGCCTGTTCGCCCTCGGCGCGCGCAAGAAACCGAAGCGTTTCGCGCGGCCGTCCGAGCCGCCTTTGGCACTCGGCGCAAAACCCTACGAAACGCGTGGAAATCGCTTTACGGCTGGTCCAAGGACGAGCTCGAAGCGCGCGCGAAAGAAGCAGGCATCTCGCTCGAAGCGCGCGGAGAAACGCTCTCCGTCGGCGACTTTGCTCGGATTGCAGAACTCGTGACTCGGTAG
- the atpD gene encoding F0F1 ATP synthase subunit beta, with amino-acid sequence MVVGKISQVIGPVVDVEFPPGQLPQILNALKVTNPSISSAADNLTLEVAQHLGESGVRAVAMDTTDGLVRGMEVRDTGKAIMMPVGPECLGRILNVVGAPVDEAGPVNAKRFSPIHRDPPKFVDQSTKVEIFETGIKVIDLLAPYRKGGKIGLFGGAGVGKTVLIMELINNVAKAHGGVSVFAGVGERTREGNDLLVEMTESKLGSGEPVISKAALIYGQMNEPPGARARVALSALTVAEYFRDEEGQDVLLFVDNIFRFTQAGSEVSALLGRIPSAVGYQPTLATEMGQLQERITSTTKGSVTSVQAIYVPADDLTDPAPATAFAHLDATTVLSRAISELGIYPAVDPLDSTSTMLDPQIVGQKHYDVARKVQQTLQRYKDLQDIIAILGMDELSEDDKLVVGRARKIQKFLSQPFFVAAQFTGLEGKLVSLKDTISGFEEIIAGKLDHISEQDFYMAGGIDEVKARAAAAKR; translated from the coding sequence ATGGTGGTTGGAAAAATTTCTCAGGTCATTGGCCCCGTCGTCGACGTCGAGTTTCCCCCGGGCCAGCTTCCCCAAATCCTGAATGCGCTCAAAGTTACCAACCCGAGCATTTCCTCGGCGGCGGACAACTTGACCCTCGAGGTCGCGCAGCACCTTGGCGAGTCCGGCGTTCGCGCCGTCGCCATGGACACGACCGACGGTCTCGTCCGCGGCATGGAAGTTCGCGACACCGGCAAGGCCATCATGATGCCCGTCGGCCCCGAATGCCTCGGCCGCATCCTCAACGTCGTCGGCGCCCCCGTCGACGAAGCCGGCCCCGTCAATGCCAAGAGGTTCTCGCCGATCCACCGCGACCCCCCCAAATTCGTCGACCAGTCGACGAAGGTCGAAATCTTCGAGACCGGCATCAAGGTCATCGATTTGCTCGCTCCGTACCGCAAAGGCGGCAAAATCGGCCTCTTCGGCGGTGCAGGCGTCGGCAAGACCGTTCTCATCATGGAGCTCATCAACAACGTCGCGAAAGCCCACGGCGGTGTGTCCGTGTTTGCCGGCGTCGGTGAGCGCACCCGCGAAGGCAACGATCTCCTCGTCGAAATGACCGAGTCGAAGCTGGGCAGCGGCGAACCGGTCATCTCGAAGGCGGCGCTCATCTACGGCCAGATGAACGAACCCCCTGGCGCGCGTGCTCGCGTGGCTCTTTCGGCACTGACGGTCGCCGAGTATTTCCGCGATGAAGAAGGCCAAGACGTGCTGCTCTTCGTCGACAACATCTTCCGATTCACACAGGCGGGCTCCGAAGTGTCCGCTCTCCTCGGCCGTATCCCCAGCGCCGTCGGTTACCAGCCCACGCTGGCCACGGAAATGGGTCAGCTCCAGGAACGCATCACTTCGACCACCAAGGGTTCGGTTACCTCCGTGCAGGCCATTTACGTGCCCGCCGACGACTTGACCGACCCCGCTCCGGCCACCGCGTTCGCCCACTTGGACGCGACGACGGTCCTCTCTCGCGCGATCAGCGAGCTGGGTATTTACCCGGCTGTCGATCCGCTCGACTCGACGTCGACGATGCTCGATCCGCAAATCGTCGGTCAAAAGCACTACGACGTGGCGCGCAAAGTGCAGCAGACGCTGCAACGCTACAAGGACCTGCAAGACATCATCGCGATTCTCGGCATGGACGAGCTCAGCGAAGACGACAAGCTCGTCGTCGGGCGCGCTCGCAAAATCCAGAAGTTCTTGTCGCAGCCCTTCTTCGTGGCCGCGCAGTTCACGGGCCTCGAGGGCAAGCTCGTCAGCCTGAAGGACACCATCTCGGGCTTCGAGGAGATCATCGCGGGCAAACTCGACCATATCTCCGAGCAGGACTTCTACATGGCCGGTGGTATCGACGAAGTTAAGGCGCGGGCTGCGGCTGCCAAGCGCTGA
- the atpC gene encoding ATP synthase F1 subunit epsilon produces the protein MSDSILLEIVTPTGVALRKQVADVTAPSVAGEFGVMPGHVPLLAALRTGIVTYHESGKEHRHAVAHGFVEVVGDKALLLTERFMSKDDVDVVKVRLRLKEVDAELDHWQGDMTDPKRKQLIEEEQWLATQLDLIGDPPLPIVREDTRFLAAHAEAPPVKEMVEGQTPDVSLTDHRKGEAGPFADAS, from the coding sequence ATGTCCGATTCAATCTTGCTGGAGATCGTTACCCCCACCGGTGTCGCCCTGCGAAAACAGGTCGCTGACGTCACCGCTCCGAGCGTCGCCGGTGAATTCGGCGTCATGCCGGGACACGTCCCGCTGCTCGCCGCACTCCGCACGGGCATCGTGACCTACCACGAGTCCGGCAAGGAACATCGCCACGCAGTCGCCCATGGCTTCGTCGAAGTCGTCGGTGACAAAGCACTTTTGCTCACCGAACGCTTCATGAGCAAAGACGACGTCGACGTCGTGAAGGTTCGTTTGCGCTTGAAGGAGGTCGACGCCGAGCTCGACCACTGGCAAGGCGACATGACCGACCCCAAGCGCAAGCAGCTCATCGAGGAAGAGCAGTGGCTCGCCACACAGCTCGACCTCATCGGTGACCCACCCTTGCCAATCGTTCGCGAAGACACCCGGTTCCTCGCAGCGCACGCCGAAGCCCCGCCGGTCAAGGAGATGGTCGAAGGGCAAACGCCCGACGTCAGCCTCACGGACCACAGGAAGGGCGAAGCGGGTCCTTTCGCAGACGCGTCCTGA
- a CDS encoding virulence RhuM family protein, protein MTHQMVPSSEIILYQTEDGRTRIQCRFEDETVWLTQKQMAELFHIGVGTVNHHLKAIYSEGELVSEATIRRYRIVQAEGARHIARDIEHYNLAVILAVGFRVRSHRGTQFRQWATARLEEYLVKGFTMDDERLKNPPGPGHRDYFDELLERVRDIRASERRFYQKVLDIYATSVDYSPHNEVSQRFFATVQNKMHYAVHGHTAAELVLERADGSKPFMGMHSTRPGGIIHKDDATIAKNYLDEHELAVLNRIVSLYIEYAELQALERKPMTMRDWIKKLDEFLKTTGRQVLDNAGTVSADVAKAKAEQEYTRYRAIEDAKPKPVDIEFEKFAKEIRKPLAPRRAKRKSS, encoded by the coding sequence ATGACGCACCAAATGGTCCCCAGCTCCGAAATCATCCTCTACCAAACCGAGGACGGTCGCACACGCATCCAGTGCCGTTTCGAAGACGAAACCGTCTGGCTGACGCAAAAGCAGATGGCCGAGCTGTTCCACATCGGTGTGGGTACGGTCAACCACCACCTGAAGGCCATCTACAGTGAGGGCGAGCTTGTATCAGAGGCAACTATTCGACGATATCGAATAGTTCAAGCCGAGGGAGCTCGGCACATCGCGCGGGACATCGAGCACTACAACCTCGCCGTCATCCTTGCCGTCGGCTTCCGCGTGCGCAGTCATCGCGGGACGCAGTTTCGACAGTGGGCTACTGCGCGCCTCGAGGAGTACCTCGTCAAAGGCTTCACGATGGACGACGAGCGGCTGAAGAATCCGCCCGGACCAGGCCATCGTGACTATTTCGACGAATTGCTCGAACGGGTTCGCGACATCCGCGCATCCGAACGGCGCTTCTACCAAAAGGTGCTCGACATTTACGCGACGAGCGTCGACTACAGCCCGCATAACGAAGTATCGCAGCGGTTCTTCGCGACGGTGCAAAATAAAATGCATTATGCCGTTCACGGACATACGGCTGCCGAGCTGGTGCTCGAACGGGCCGATGGTAGCAAACCGTTCATGGGTATGCATTCCACGAGGCCAGGGGGCATCATTCACAAAGACGATGCCACAATCGCGAAAAATTACCTCGACGAACACGAGCTTGCCGTGCTCAATCGCATCGTGAGCCTTTACATCGAATATGCCGAGCTCCAGGCGCTCGAACGAAAACCGATGACGATGCGCGATTGGATCAAAAAGCTCGACGAATTTTTGAAAACCACGGGGCGCCAAGTGCTCGATAATGCCGGAACCGTGTCCGCCGATGTCGCAAAAGCCAAAGCCGAACAAGAATACACGCGATATCGAGCCATCGAAGACGCCAAGCCCAAACCCGTTGATATCGAATTCGAAAAATTCGCCAAAGAAATTCGCAAACCTTTGGCACCTCGTCGCGCCAAACGCAAATCATCGTGA
- a CDS encoding ATP-binding protein has protein sequence MKRFFNTAGPCKPEMHYMIPAAERLPDAPKVIDQFGYFVVHAPRQTGKTTTLRALAKKLTAEGKYAALHFSCEAGEVAGDDYAEAQRGLLSRIRREAQSALPLELQPPPFPEAAASDLLSAALATWAQVCPRPLVLFFDEIDALRGQSLISVLRQLRAGYPSRPKDFPASVVLCGLRDVRDYKAASGGDPSRLGTSSPFNVKLASMRLGNLVFEEVGELYGQHTAETGQVFTPEALARAFEVTGGQPWLVNALGREIVEEMAVPTNESITAAHVEEAKERLILARATHLDSLVAKLMEPRMRRIIEPLVLGKEIPDDETYSDDAAYVADLGLVNKRPLRISNPIYKEVIIRVLGDRVEDTITYEPPAFILPDGRLAFRKMMRAFAKFWRENGEVLATRMPYPEAGPQLVLMAFMQRIVNGGGYIDREYGIGRKRIDLLVRYPYKKKDGTRAEQRRAVEIKVWRKGEANPLKKGLAQMDEYLGSLGMKSGTLVIFDARGRLAKKKVQYEDTVTKKRRRVRVMWA, from the coding sequence ATGAAGCGCTTTTTCAACACCGCGGGGCCGTGCAAGCCGGAAATGCACTACATGATTCCGGCTGCCGAGCGTTTGCCGGATGCGCCCAAGGTCATCGATCAGTTCGGCTATTTCGTGGTGCACGCGCCGCGGCAGACGGGCAAGACGACGACGCTGCGTGCGCTCGCGAAAAAGCTCACGGCCGAGGGAAAATACGCGGCGCTGCACTTCTCGTGCGAAGCGGGTGAAGTGGCGGGCGACGACTATGCGGAGGCCCAGCGGGGGCTGCTCTCGCGCATACGCCGGGAGGCCCAGTCAGCCTTGCCGCTGGAGCTTCAGCCTCCGCCCTTTCCAGAAGCTGCCGCATCAGACTTGCTCAGCGCCGCACTTGCTACATGGGCCCAGGTTTGCCCCCGCCCGCTCGTGCTGTTCTTCGACGAGATCGACGCACTGCGCGGACAGAGCTTGATCAGCGTCTTGCGGCAGCTTCGAGCGGGATACCCCAGCCGACCGAAAGACTTTCCTGCATCGGTCGTGCTCTGCGGTCTGCGCGACGTGCGCGACTACAAGGCGGCAAGCGGAGGAGATCCGTCGCGTCTCGGCACGTCGAGCCCGTTCAACGTGAAGCTCGCGTCGATGCGGCTTGGCAATCTCGTTTTCGAAGAAGTCGGGGAGCTTTACGGGCAACACACGGCCGAGACGGGACAAGTTTTCACTCCTGAGGCGCTTGCTCGTGCGTTCGAGGTGACGGGCGGTCAGCCTTGGCTGGTCAACGCGCTCGGGCGAGAAATTGTCGAAGAAATGGCCGTGCCGACAAACGAATCCATCACGGCGGCTCATGTCGAGGAAGCGAAGGAGCGATTGATCCTCGCACGAGCCACGCACCTGGATTCGCTCGTGGCCAAGCTCATGGAGCCTCGCATGCGCCGGATCATCGAGCCGCTGGTGCTCGGCAAAGAAATCCCGGACGACGAAACGTACAGCGACGACGCGGCGTACGTGGCGGATTTGGGCCTGGTGAACAAGCGCCCGCTTCGCATCTCGAACCCCATTTACAAAGAGGTGATCATTCGGGTCCTGGGCGACCGAGTTGAAGACACGATCACATACGAACCACCCGCATTCATCCTGCCCGACGGGCGCCTGGCATTCCGCAAGATGATGCGTGCATTCGCAAAATTCTGGCGAGAGAATGGCGAAGTATTGGCGACGCGCATGCCTTATCCCGAAGCGGGTCCGCAATTGGTGCTCATGGCGTTCATGCAGCGCATCGTCAATGGCGGCGGGTACATCGATCGCGAATATGGCATTGGAAGAAAACGTATCGATTTGCTCGTGCGTTACCCATACAAGAAAAAGGACGGCACGCGGGCCGAACAACGCCGGGCGGTCGAGATAAAAGTGTGGCGCAAAGGCGAAGCCAATCCGCTCAAAAAAGGATTGGCACAAATGGACGAATACTTGGGGAGCCTCGGCATGAAAAGCGGAACGCTGGTCATTTTCGACGCGCGTGGAAGGCTCGCCAAAAAGAAAGTCCAATACGAAGACACCGTCACGAAAAAAAGACGCCGCGTGCGCGTGATGTGGGCGTGA
- a CDS encoding methyltransferase domain-containing protein yields MADELRLNLGCGRFPIPGWVNVDSVKLPEVDVVADLEAASLPFEDDSVVEIAGSHLLEHIKNSLGLMQELHRIAKPGARAVFRVPYGSSDDADTDPTHVRRYYWGSWGYFGQPYYWRADYGYRGDWDVEDILLLVKDEYNGKSWAEVFQAVEERRNVVKEMVATLRAVKPVRPPLRGLQQQPVLRFATST; encoded by the coding sequence ATGGCGGATGAATTGCGACTCAATTTGGGATGTGGTCGGTTTCCGATTCCAGGTTGGGTCAATGTGGATTCGGTCAAGTTGCCGGAAGTCGATGTCGTCGCCGACCTGGAAGCAGCTTCGCTACCCTTCGAGGACGACAGCGTCGTGGAAATCGCTGGTAGTCATCTTTTGGAACACATCAAAAATTCTCTGGGCTTGATGCAGGAGCTCCATCGCATTGCCAAACCGGGGGCACGCGCCGTTTTCCGCGTGCCTTATGGTTCGAGCGACGACGCCGATACGGATCCTACGCATGTACGTCGGTATTATTGGGGCTCGTGGGGGTACTTCGGTCAGCCCTATTATTGGCGCGCAGATTATGGCTATCGGGGCGATTGGGACGTCGAGGATATCCTGCTCCTCGTGAAAGACGAATACAATGGCAAATCGTGGGCCGAGGTGTTTCAGGCGGTGGAGGAGCGTCGGAACGTGGTGAAGGAAATGGTCGCGACGCTTCGCGCGGTCAAGCCTGTAAGACCACCACTACGCGGGCTACAACAGCAGCCGGTACTGCGGTTCGCGACGAGCACGTAG
- a CDS encoding GcvT family protein has translation MSASALPDRARVVVIGGGVIGCSVAYHLAHMGCKDVVLLERDRVTSGTTWHAAGLMVTFGSTSETSTEMRKYTRDLYSRLEAETGQATGFKPVGFIELAKDRDRLEEYRRVSAFNRYCGVDVHEISADEVKRLFPLARTDDILAGFYVKEDGRADPVDVTMALAKGARLAGAKIIEGVAVIDVITKRGAVKGVRTSQGDIEAEFVVNCAGMWARQLGARNGVNIPLQAAEHYYLITEKIPEISSSWPVIEDPGSYGYYREEGGGLMIGLFEPVCAPWNVGGVPDDFSFGTITPDWDRMGPYVETAMQRVPISMQTGVKKFFCGPESFTPDLAPIVGEAPEIKNYFVAAGLNSIGILTGGGLGRVLAHWILNGRADVDVTGFNIDRLHTYQNNPEYRRTRTVESLGMVYQCHYPTRSMQTARGAKKSAIYDRLAARRAYFRDVSGWESADWYAPPGVEPKADKLSWGRQSWFPYWEAEHRAAREGVILMDMSFMAKFLVQGRDAARFLNYLSANDVDAKTGTITYTQWLNEGGTIEADLTVTKLDDEKFWVVASDTAHRHVETWMKRHIADTDHVFVTDVTSGFAQINIQGPRSREMLQSVTSADLSNEAFPFRTVREIDIGFGRALCVRITYLGELGYELYIPTEQALHVYDRLVEAGQQFGLVHAGLKALASLRMEKGYRDYGHDIDNTDSVFEAGLGFFVDLKKPGGFLGREAVLAKKAEGPLKRRLLQILIKDPEPLMFHAEIVRRNGKIVGYVRAASYGHTLGGAVGLVMVEAGESIDAAYIAGGRWDVEIAGRVYPAEASLKPFYDPDMKRVKA, from the coding sequence ATGTCTGCAAGCGCATTGCCCGACCGTGCTCGGGTGGTCGTCATCGGTGGGGGCGTGATTGGTTGTTCGGTCGCGTATCACTTGGCGCACATGGGGTGCAAGGATGTCGTGCTTCTCGAGCGAGATCGCGTTACGTCGGGCACCACGTGGCACGCCGCAGGCCTCATGGTGACGTTCGGGTCGACGTCGGAAACGTCGACCGAAATGCGCAAATACACGCGGGATCTCTATTCGCGGCTCGAAGCGGAGACCGGTCAAGCCACGGGATTCAAACCCGTCGGATTCATCGAATTGGCCAAAGACCGCGACCGGCTCGAAGAATACCGGCGCGTGTCGGCATTCAATCGATATTGCGGGGTCGACGTTCACGAGATCTCGGCGGACGAAGTCAAGCGCCTTTTCCCGCTGGCCCGCACGGACGATATTCTCGCCGGGTTTTATGTCAAGGAAGACGGGCGCGCCGATCCGGTCGACGTCACCATGGCGCTCGCAAAAGGCGCTCGGCTCGCGGGCGCGAAAATCATCGAAGGTGTGGCGGTCATCGATGTCATCACCAAACGAGGCGCGGTCAAAGGCGTGCGCACGTCTCAGGGCGACATCGAAGCTGAATTCGTCGTCAACTGCGCGGGCATGTGGGCGCGTCAATTGGGCGCTCGCAATGGTGTCAACATTCCGCTTCAAGCGGCCGAGCATTATTACCTCATTACGGAAAAAATCCCCGAAATCAGCTCGTCATGGCCGGTCATCGAAGATCCGGGATCCTACGGCTATTATCGTGAAGAGGGCGGGGGCCTCATGATTGGGCTCTTCGAGCCCGTCTGCGCTCCGTGGAACGTCGGTGGCGTGCCGGATGATTTCTCGTTCGGTACGATCACGCCCGATTGGGATCGCATGGGTCCGTACGTCGAAACGGCGATGCAACGCGTACCTATTTCAATGCAAACCGGCGTCAAGAAGTTTTTCTGCGGCCCCGAAAGCTTTACGCCGGATCTTGCCCCCATCGTCGGCGAAGCTCCGGAAATCAAAAATTATTTCGTCGCCGCGGGCCTCAATTCGATAGGCATTCTCACGGGCGGCGGGCTCGGCCGAGTGCTCGCGCATTGGATCCTGAACGGTCGTGCCGACGTCGACGTGACGGGATTCAACATCGATCGGCTCCATACGTACCAGAACAATCCCGAATATCGGCGCACGCGCACGGTGGAATCGCTGGGCATGGTGTACCAATGCCACTATCCCACGCGATCGATGCAGACGGCGCGCGGCGCCAAAAAGTCGGCCATTTACGATAGGCTCGCCGCGCGACGCGCCTATTTCCGTGACGTGAGCGGCTGGGAGAGCGCCGATTGGTACGCTCCGCCGGGCGTCGAGCCGAAAGCGGACAAACTATCCTGGGGACGGCAATCGTGGTTTCCCTATTGGGAAGCCGAACATCGAGCGGCGCGGGAAGGCGTCATTTTGATGGATATGTCGTTCATGGCGAAATTCCTCGTTCAGGGCCGCGATGCAGCGCGCTTTCTGAATTACCTGTCCGCCAACGATGTCGATGCCAAAACCGGAACCATTACTTACACGCAATGGCTCAACGAAGGCGGGACCATCGAAGCCGACTTGACGGTGACGAAACTCGATGACGAAAAGTTCTGGGTCGTCGCGTCCGACACCGCCCACCGGCACGTCGAAACGTGGATGAAACGGCATATCGCCGACACTGACCACGTCTTCGTGACGGACGTGACGTCGGGCTTTGCGCAAATCAACATCCAAGGCCCTCGTTCGCGCGAAATGCTGCAATCCGTGACGAGCGCCGATCTGTCGAATGAAGCGTTTCCATTTCGCACCGTGCGGGAAATCGACATCGGCTTCGGCCGAGCGCTCTGCGTTCGCATCACGTACCTCGGCGAATTGGGCTACGAGCTCTATATTCCCACGGAACAAGCACTCCACGTATACGATCGATTGGTCGAAGCTGGGCAGCAGTTTGGCTTGGTCCACGCGGGCCTCAAGGCGCTTGCCAGCTTGCGCATGGAAAAAGGCTATCGCGACTACGGCCACGACATCGACAATACGGATTCTGTCTTCGAGGCGGGGCTCGGGTTCTTCGTCGACCTGAAAAAGCCCGGAGGGTTTCTCGGGCGCGAAGCGGTGCTCGCGAAAAAAGCCGAAGGACCTTTGAAACGAAGGCTCTTGCAAATTCTCATCAAGGATCCCGAGCCGCTCATGTTCCACGCGGAAATCGTTCGTCGCAATGGCAAGATCGTCGGCTACGTGCGCGCGGCCTCCTATGGGCATACCTTGGGTGGCGCCGTGGGGCTCGTCATGGTCGAAGCCGGCGAAAGCATCGATGCGGCATACATTGCGGGCGGGCGCTGGGACGTCGAGATCGCCGGGCGCGTTTATCCCGCCGAGGCCTCATTGAAGCCGTTCTACGATCCCGATATGAAGCGCGTAAAAGCATAA